One Rhodobacteraceae bacterium M385 genomic region harbors:
- a CDS encoding anti-sigma factor: MSDRTDIPPETDPLAAEYVLGLLSPVERTAFEARLRAEPVLAGEVRQWEVYFATMADLEVVPVAPPARVLHSIEAQLFSNETTRPSLWDRVGFWRGLSVTTSALAIAAVGFAVLPNIQPPTTDVPETGIPAGTLLMTHLVPLEGSTLGLAVTREPSGVLQVRRVAGTMTAGRSQELWVIVGDNAPVSLGVLGEDALTTLTPEADLDALFTVGAALAITDEPLGGSPTGDPTGDVLALGTLVAL; the protein is encoded by the coding sequence GTGAGCGACCGGACCGACATACCGCCTGAGACGGACCCGCTGGCGGCTGAGTATGTGCTCGGCCTGCTGTCGCCCGTTGAGCGCACCGCGTTTGAAGCGCGGCTGCGGGCGGAGCCTGTTTTGGCTGGAGAAGTCCGCCAGTGGGAGGTCTACTTCGCCACGATGGCTGATCTGGAAGTCGTACCCGTGGCCCCGCCGGCCCGTGTTCTGCACAGCATCGAGGCCCAGTTGTTCAGCAACGAGACCACCCGCCCCAGCCTATGGGACCGCGTGGGCTTTTGGCGCGGACTGTCTGTGACAACCTCGGCACTGGCAATTGCGGCGGTGGGCTTTGCCGTTTTGCCCAATATCCAGCCCCCCACCACCGATGTGCCGGAAACGGGCATCCCGGCGGGGACGTTGTTGATGACCCATCTGGTGCCCCTTGAAGGCTCTACCCTTGGGCTTGCAGTGACACGAGAGCCCTCTGGCGTGCTGCAAGTGCGCCGGGTGGCGGGCACAATGACGGCGGGCCGTTCGCAGGAGCTGTGGGTGATCGTGGGCGACAATGCGCCGGTGTCGCTTGGGGTGCTGGGCGAAGATGCGCTAACCACCCTGACCCCTGAAGCGGATTTGGATGCGCTGTTCACGGTGGGGGCGGCGCTGGCAATCACCGATGAGCCTTTGGGCGGCTCGCCTACGGGTGATCCAACAGGCGACGTTCTTGCCTTGGGCACGCTTGTCGCGCTGTAA
- a CDS encoding fasciclin domain-containing protein, with protein sequence MTIKSFAATLSAAALLSGAAFADGHANPQVGGADMMMEMNIVENASNSPIHTTLVAAVVEAGLVDTLAGDGPFTVFAPTDDAFAALPEGTVAALLEPENRDRLVEILTCHVVGAEVFSDAIGGMIADDGGAHPVETLGGCTLTAEMNGDMITLTDEQGQVATVTIPDVDQSNGVIHVIDTVMLPAA encoded by the coding sequence ATGACAATCAAATCCTTTGCAGCAACTTTGTCCGCAGCAGCTCTTCTTTCCGGCGCAGCTTTCGCCGATGGTCACGCAAACCCACAGGTTGGCGGCGCGGACATGATGATGGAAATGAACATCGTCGAGAACGCCAGCAACTCGCCCATCCACACAACGCTAGTCGCCGCGGTTGTGGAAGCTGGCCTTGTAGACACGCTGGCAGGCGATGGCCCGTTCACCGTATTCGCGCCTACCGATGACGCGTTTGCTGCCCTGCCTGAAGGCACCGTTGCCGCGTTGCTGGAGCCTGAGAACCGCGACCGTCTGGTCGAAATCCTGACCTGCCACGTTGTGGGCGCAGAAGTGTTCTCTGACGCCATTGGCGGCATGATCGCAGACGATGGCGGCGCGCACCCGGTCGAGACCCTCGGTGGCTGTACCCTAACTGCTGAAATGAACGGCGACATGATCACATTGACCGACGAGCAGGGCCAAGTGGCCACGGTCACGATCCCCGATGTGGACCAGTCCAACGGCGTGATCCACGTGATCGACACAGTAATGTTGCCTGCCGCTTAA
- the cobS gene encoding cobaltochelatase subunit CobS translates to MADGNSLSIDAKPTEEFSVREVFGIDTDMKVKGFAEPTDRVPEIDPTYKFDPDTTLAILAGYGYNRRVMVQGYHGTGKSTHIEQVGARLNWPTVRVNLDSHISRIDLIGKDAIKLRDGKQVTEFHEGILPWALRNPVAIVFDEYDAGRADVMFVIQRVLETDGKLTLMDQNEIITPNPYFRLFATANTVGLGDTTGLYHGTQQINQAQMDRWSLVATLNYLSHDAEVNIVLAKQPHYNTEAGRKTMSQMVTVAELTRTAFMNGELSTVMSPRTVINWAQNAEIFRDVGYAFRVSFLNKCDELERQTVAEFYQRCFDEELPESAASMSLG, encoded by the coding sequence ATGGCCGACGGCAACAGCTTGAGCATCGACGCGAAACCCACCGAAGAATTTTCGGTCCGTGAGGTGTTCGGCATCGACACGGATATGAAGGTAAAGGGTTTTGCCGAGCCGACTGACCGCGTGCCCGAGATTGACCCGACCTATAAGTTTGATCCCGACACCACCTTGGCGATCCTTGCAGGCTACGGCTACAACCGCCGCGTTATGGTGCAGGGCTACCACGGCACCGGTAAATCCACCCACATCGAACAAGTGGGCGCGCGCCTGAACTGGCCCACCGTGCGGGTGAACCTTGATAGCCACATCAGCCGGATTGACCTGATCGGTAAAGACGCGATCAAGCTGCGCGACGGCAAGCAGGTCACGGAATTCCACGAAGGTATCCTGCCTTGGGCGCTGCGCAATCCCGTCGCCATCGTGTTCGATGAATACGACGCAGGCCGCGCCGACGTTATGTTCGTGATCCAGCGCGTGCTGGAAACCGACGGCAAGCTGACCCTGATGGATCAGAACGAGATCATCACCCCGAACCCCTATTTCCGCCTGTTTGCCACGGCCAACACCGTGGGCCTGGGCGACACAACGGGCCTCTACCACGGCACGCAGCAGATCAACCAAGCGCAGATGGACCGCTGGTCCTTGGTGGCGACGTTGAACTACCTGTCCCATGACGCCGAGGTGAACATCGTTCTTGCCAAGCAGCCCCACTACAACACCGAGGCCGGTCGCAAGACCATGAGCCAGATGGTGACCGTGGCCGAGCTGACACGTACGGCATTCATGAACGGAGAACTTTCCACCGTCATGTCACCTCGGACTGTCATCAACTGGGCCCAGAACGCTGAAATCTTCCGCGACGTGGGCTATGCCTTCCGCGTGTCGTTCCTGAACAAATGTGACGAGTTGGAGCGCCAGACCGTGGCCGAGTTCTACCAGCGTTGCTTCGATGAAGAGCTGCCCGAAAGTGCCGCTTCCATGAGCCTTGGCTGA
- a CDS encoding sigma-70 family RNA polymerase sigma factor gives MTTPQDLEEMMARIQLRDRAAFSSLYSATSAKLFGVILRVLKDRAASEDVLQDVYVKIWNKADRYRVTGHSPMTWMITIARNASIDRLRAQGPATDDIDDVVTLSAPGATPEQAVIAASEAGRIVDCLAELDADRASAVRGVYLEGQSYQDMALRYDVPLNTMKTWLRRSLNSLKECLAS, from the coding sequence ATGACAACGCCTCAGGACCTTGAAGAAATGATGGCGCGCATCCAGTTGCGCGACCGCGCGGCGTTTTCTTCTCTCTATTCGGCAACCTCCGCGAAACTTTTCGGGGTGATCCTGCGTGTCTTGAAGGACCGGGCAGCCTCGGAAGACGTTTTGCAGGATGTTTACGTCAAGATTTGGAACAAAGCGGACCGTTACCGGGTGACCGGGCATAGTCCGATGACATGGATGATTACGATAGCGCGCAATGCCTCGATTGACCGGTTGCGCGCGCAGGGGCCTGCAACGGACGATATTGACGATGTCGTGACGCTATCGGCCCCCGGTGCCACGCCCGAGCAGGCGGTGATTGCGGCCAGTGAAGCGGGCCGGATCGTGGATTGCCTGGCGGAACTGGACGCGGATCGCGCCAGTGCTGTGCGCGGCGTATATCTGGAAGGGCAGTCCTATCAGGACATGGCCCTGCGGTATGACGTGCCGCTAAACACGATGAAAACATGGCTGCGCCGCAGTCTGAACAGTTTGAAGGAGTGCCTCGCGTCGTGA